One genomic segment of Myotis daubentonii chromosome 14, mMyoDau2.1, whole genome shotgun sequence includes these proteins:
- the LOC132215844 gene encoding uncharacterized protein LOC132215844, with protein sequence MEVTKQVGDPDPSGPQDHPSARSQQLMGGGLGESQGPWINSGPICFRRRLSWSPEAGTDGACGPASQAHGSAPVHQLPWGPAEGGAQCGSEQASQDIPRLSSTGQRPSPVVEAQVHLVLENETLPRAWGTPRDSSDGLAQLGGRSSWLQVQDARERKAPAKVLVGWGKGPCGTHQKAPWGLARSPQVPCFLSGEIGSTAALGPPHAPAQDQGRCRWPARAPPAPARANTPALQTTLTPAAVARNTCSRDHLPGSLATAKDLSRDLPRESGNQWSGLLETSKVVTFCQDNAIFGSQPLPTPGATPRESPDHAPELEAARRPVLPKQPETPAEKPLFYTFNLDCPTPVPGRPGTPTSQRSLPEVSSQPEQQPLRVCSRTCARAPPPACQVTCRGQRPAQPPGEATQRPASSAPTCQLQDPAEGHVLVFDMDTGSTRLGLLCQDPLGSRAVLVGLVPNPSPVHAPENMPSTRPLAVPVASPDHDRSSFGPISSVLSSPVPSSLSSGSYREVALAPKEAKLNLESRDSPGTETPIRVSLLPAPLPRRGPLQFGERTLSRVQDPGWSKPAAEKSEPTQAIWILDASAMQDASAGQARRLQVTIPETAPEPAPPATAQEAARALLLADTGSHTRKEARTAHPNNPRAEGTRQAPLSGWPPLAEQHPLSGQPPAAGQPPSAQHHPFPGQPPLPGTPLARQLSLTGQPAFCQEPTISKEPILSRGAPSTREAGQAPTRCQEGEALGLPTHVGILRVPLAQEKTCVYVSRETVSLSAPPTSNSHWLSSWPPGSSHMAPEEQLSLVTFTTPGTSYKVLPMAMVGTVPQGPGLKLTAEDITGSPVDTSLGLLSGAYCALPGQSPGLSLGHFQSSAAVVIDTGSGFTKCGLAGEDHILSVVPSHVQLLQQPAQDPPRYAMLGAGGGSYTVLNRGVVSDWDALEVLWQHLFYCKLGMRPEELAVLVADSPISPRTNREKVAEILFECFHVPAMQTVHQALLALYAYGRTTGLVLGSGHGTSYVAPILTGDLAPLDTYRLDVAGADLTEYLAELLLAGGHSPPKAGLVSHLKETCCYVALDVKAEMARTQAQSRASFLLPDQQVITLGSERFRCPEALFQPHLLGLNQPGLPQLARLSISRLEARQQEQLLANVVLDGGSTLVSGFPERLRQELGPRATVLGSPHRAVAAWLGGSIMASRDSFQSLWLSRREYEEEGPWAIYKYHL encoded by the coding sequence ATGGAAGTCACCAAGCAGGTGGGGGACCCTGATCCATCGGGCCCCCAGGACCACCCCtcagccaggagccagcagcTGATGGGGGGTGGCCTCGGGGAGTCTCAGGGACCGTGGATAAACTCGGGGCCCATATGCTTTAGGCGGCGGCTGTCATGGTCCCCCGAGGCCGGCACTGACGGGGCCTgtggcccagcctcccaggcccaCGGTTCCGCGCCTGTTCACCAGCTCCCCTGGGGCCCCGCTGAGGGTGGCGCACAGTGTGGCTCGGAGCAGGCCTCCCAGGACATCCCGAGACTCTCCTCCACCGGCCAGCGTCCCAGCCCCGTCGTGGAAGCCCAAGTGCATCTCGTCCTGGAGAATGAGACCCTGCCCCGGGCCTGGGGCACGCCCAGGGACAGCTCCGATGGCCTGGCCCAGCTCGGGGGCCGCAGCTCCTGGCTTCAGGTGCAGGATGCGAGGGAGCGCAAGGCTCCGGCTAAAGTCCTGGTAGGCTGGGGCAAAGGCCCCTGCGGCACCCACCAGAAAGCCCCCTGGGGCCTGGCAAGGAGCCCGCAGGTCCCCTGTTTCCTTTCAGGGGAGATTGGCTCAACTGCAGCCCTAGGTCCTCCTCACGCTCCAGCCCAAGATCAGGGTCGGTGCCGGTGGCCGGCTCGGGCACCGCCGGCTCCAGCTCGGGCCAACACTCCAGCTCTGCAGACAACCCTCACGCCGGCAGCAGTGGCACGTAACACCTGCAGCCGCGACCACCTGCCCGGGAGCCTCGCCACCGCCAAGGACTTGTCCCGGGACCTGCCCAGGGAGAGTGGCAACCAGTGGTCAGGCCTCTTGGAGACTTCCAAGGTGGTCACATTCTGCCAGGACAACGCGATCTTTGGTTCTCAGccgctccccaccccaggagccACTCCGAGAGAGTCCCCAGACCACGCCCCCGAGCTCGAAGCTGCCAGAAGGCCGGTGCTACCGAAGCAGCCTGAGACTCCAGCAGAGAAGCCGCTGTTCTATACCTTTAACCTAGACTGCCCCACACCAGTCCCAGGAAGGCCGGGCACCCCCACATCGCAGAGGAGCCTCCCGGAGGTCAGCTCGCAGCCAGAACAGCAGCCCCTCAGGGTCTGCAGCCGCACCTGCGCCAGGGCGCCGCCCCCCGCCTGCCAAGTGACCTGCCGGGGGCAGCGCCCGGCCCAGCCTCCCGGGGAAGCCACGCAGAGGCCCGCCTCCAGCGCCCCCACCTGCCAGCTCCAGGACCCTGCGGAAGGCCATGTGCTGGTGTTTGACATGGACacgggcagcaccaggctgggACTGCTGTGCCAGGACCCCCTGGGCTCACGGGCGGTACTGGTGGGCCTCGTGCCCAACCCCTCGCCCGTTCATGCCCCGGAGAATATGCCGTCCACCCGGCCATTGGCCGTGCCCGTCGCCTCCCCTGACCACGATCGCTCCAGCTTCGGGCCCATCTCTTCGGTGCTGTCCAGCCCCGtgccctccagcctctcctctggCAGCTACCGCGAGGTGGCCCTGGCTCCCAAGGAAGCCAAGCTCAACCTGGAGTCACGGGACTCCCCTGGTACCGAGACACCCATCAGGGTGAGCCTGCTCCCTGCGCCCCTTCCACGGCGAGGGCCCCTCCAGTTTGGAGAGAGGACACTGAGCCGCGTCCAGGATCCTGGCTGGTCCAAACCTGCGGCTGAAAAAAGCGAACCCACTCAGGCCATCTGGATCCTGGATGCGTCCGCGATGCAGGATGCCTCTGCGGGCCAGGCCAGGAGGCTGCAGGTGACCATCCCAGAGACGGCCCCAGAGCCCGCCCCGCCAGCCacagcccaggaggcagccagagcCCTGCTCCTGGCGGATACAGGCAGCCACACCCGGAAGGAGGCCAGGACTGCTCACCCTAACAACCCTCGGGCTGAAGGGACTAGGCAGGCCCCCCTCAGCGGTTGGCCCCCACTCGCTGAGCAGCACCCGCTCTCTGGACAGCCCCCTGCAGCGGGtcagcctccctctgcccagcatcACCCCTTTCCTGGccagccccctctccctggcACCCCTCTCGCCAGGCAACTCTCTCTCACTGGGCAGCCTGCCTTTTGCCAAGAGCCCACCATCTCCAAAGAGCCCATCCTCTCAAGAGGCGCCCCCTCCACCAgggaggctggccaggcccccacccgGTGCCAAGAAGGGGAGGCCTTGGGTCTGCCCACCCACGTGGGGATACTTCGGGTGCCCCTGGCCCAGGAAAAGACCTGCGTCTACGTGAGCAGAGAAACGGTGAGCCTCagtgcccctcccacctccaactCCCATTGGCTCTCCTCCTGGCCGCCCGGCAGCTCTCACATGGCCCCGGAGGAGCAGCTCTCCCTGGTCACATTCACCACACCTGGCACCAGCTACAAGGTCTTGCCCATGGCCATGGTGGGCACTGTGCCCCAGGGCCCCGGGCTCAAGCTGACAGCGGAGGACATCACCGGCTCTCCGGTGGACACGAGCCTTGGCCTGCTCAGCGGGGCCTACTGTGCTCTGCCGGGGCAGTCCCCCGGGCTTTCGCTGGGCCACTTCCAGAGCTCGGCGGCCGTGGTGATCGACACAGGCTCCGGCTTCACCAAGTGCGGCCTGGCCGGGGAGGACCACATCCTCAGCGTGGTGCCCTCCCACGTGCAGCTGCTGCAGCAGCCCGCCCAGGACCCGCCCAGGTACGCGATGCTGGGCGCCGGCGGCGGCTCTTACACGGTGCTGAACCGGGGAGTGGTCTCCGACTGGGACGCGCTGGAGGTGCTGTGGCAGCACCTGTTCTACTGCAAGCTGGGCATGCGGCCCGAGGAGCTGGCCGTCCTGGTGGCCGACTCGCCCATCTCCCCGCGCACCAACCGCGAGAAGGTGGCCGAAATCCTCTTTGAGTGTTTCCACGTGCCGGCCATGCAGACCGTGCACCAGGCCCTGCTGGCGCTCTATGCTTACGGGCGCACCACCGGGCTGGTGCTGGGCAGTGGCCACGGCACCTCCTACGTGGCGCCCATCCTCACCGGGGATCTGGCCCCGCTGGACACCTACAGGCTGGATGTGGCCGGGGCTGACCTCACGGAGTACCTGGCTGAGCTGTTGCTGGCCGGCGGCCACTCGCCGCCCAAGGCCGGGCTGGTCAGCCACCTGAAAGAGACCTGCTGCTATGTCGCTCTGGATGTGAAAGCCGAGATGGCCCGCACGCAGGCCCAGTCCCGGGCGAGCTTCCTGCTCCCGGACCAGCAGGTCATCACCCTGGGCTCCGAGCGCTTCCGCTGCCCCGAGGCCCTCTTCCAGCCGCACCTGCTGGGCCTCAACCAGCCGGGCCTCCCGCAGCTGGCCCGCCTGAGCATCAGCCGGCTGGAGGCccggcagcaggagcagctgctggccAACGTGGTGCTGGACGGGGGCAGCACGCTGGTGAGCGGCTTCCCTGAGCGCCTGCGGCAGGAGCTGGGCCCTCGTGCCACCGTGCTGGGCTCTCCGCACCGCGCCGTGGCCGCCTGGCTGGGAGGCTCCATCATGGCATCCCGGGACTCCTTCCAGAGTCTGTGGCTCAGCCGCCGCGAGTACGAGGAGGAGGGCCCGTGGGCCATCTACAAGTACCATCTATGA
- the CAMKV gene encoding caM kinase-like vesicle-associated protein, with protein MPFGCVTLGDKKNYNQPSEVTDRYDLGQVIKTEEFCEIFRAKDKTTGKLHTCKKFQKRDGRKVRKAAKNEIGILKMVKHPNILQLVDVFVTRKEYFIFLELATGREVFDWILDQGYYSERDTSNVVRQVLEAVAYLHSLKIVHRNLKLENLVYYNRLKNSKIVISDFHLAKLENGLIKEPCGTPEYLAPEVVGRQRYGRPVDCWAIGVIMYILLSGNPPFYEEVEEDDYENHDKNLFRKILAGDYEFDSPYWDDISQAAKDLVTRLMEVEQDQRITAEEAISHEWISGNAASDKNIKDGVCAQIEKNFARAKWKKAVRVTTLMKRLRAPEQSSAAAAQSAPATDTAAPGAAGGAAPALGGSATSATAGDAAKSDSAVPADRSATPATDGSITPATDGSITPATDGSVTPATDGSVTPATDRSATPATDGRATPAAEESTVPTSQSSATPEPASAQPDSTASGGAAGQAPPSSEGEEAAGSAESRREETS; from the exons atGCCGTTTGGGTGTGTGACTCTGGGCGACAAGAAGAACTATAACCAGCCGTCGGAGGTGACGGACAGATATGATCTGGGACAGGTCATCAAAAC GGAGGAGTTCTGCGAGATCTTCCGGGCCAAGGACAAGACCACGGGCAAGCTGCACACCTGCAAGAAGTTCCAGAAGCGGGACGGCCGCAAGGTGCGGAAGGCGGCCAAGAACGAGATCGGCATCCTCAAGAT GGTGAAGCACCCCAACATCTTGCAGCTGGTGGATGTGTTTGTGACCCGCAAGGAGTACTTCATCTTCCTGGAGCT GGCCACGGGGAGGGAGGTGTTTGACTGGATCCTGGACCAGGGCTACTACTCGGAACGAGACACCAGCAACGTGGTGCGGCAGGTCCTGGAGGCCGTGGCCTACCTGCACTCGCTCAAGATCGTGCACAGGAACCTCAAG CTGGAGAACCTGGTGTATTACAACAGGCTGAAGAACTCCAAGATCGTCATCAGCGACTTCCACCTGGCTAAGCTGGAGAACGgcctcatcaaggagccctgCGGGACCCCCGAGTACCTGG CCCCGGAGGTGGTAGGCCGGCAGCGGTATGGACGCCCCGTGGACTGCTGGGCCATTGGAGTCATCATGTACATCCT GCTTTCAGGGAACCCGCCTTTCTacgaggaggtggaggaggacgaCTACGAGAACCACGACAAGAATCTCTTCCGCAAGATCCTGGCTGGCGACTATGAGTTTGACTCTCCGTACTGGGACGACATCTCGCAGGCGG CCAAAGACCTGGTCACCAGGCTGATGGAGGTGGAGCAGGACCAGCGCATCACCGCGGAAGAGGCCATCTCCCACGAGTG GATTTCTGGCAACGCCGCTTCCGATAAGAACATCAAGGATGGTGTCTGTGCCCAGATTGAGAAGAACTTTGCCAGGGCCAAGTGGAAG AAAGCTGTCCGAGTGACCACGCTCATGAAGCGGCTGCGGGCGCCAGAGCAGTCCAGCGCCGCGGCCGCCCAGTCGGCTCCAGCCACAGACACTGCCgcgcctggggctgcaggtggggcTGCCCCGGCCCTTGGGGGCAGTGCCACCTCAGCCACAGCAGGTGACGCTGCAAAGAGTGATAGTGCAGTCCCTGCAGACCGCAGTGCCACCCCAGCCACCGATGGGAGCATCACCCCAGCCACCGATGGGAGCATCACCCCAGCCACCGATGGGAGCGTCACCCCAGCCACCGACGGGAGCGTCACCCCAGCCACTGACAGGAGTGCCACGCCAGCCACGGATGGGAGAGCCACGCCAGCCGCGGAAGAGAGCACTGTGCCCACCAGCCAAAGCAGTGCCACGCCCGAGCCAGCTTCGGCCCAGCCGGACAGCACAGCCTCAGGGGGCGCAGCAGGCCAGGCTCCGCCCTCTAGCGAAGGGGAAGAGGCTGCTGGCTCTGCCGAGTCCCGGAGGGAGGAGACCAGCTGA